The Deltaproteobacteria bacterium genome segment AGATCCTGCTGCCTTGCCACCACATCCTCATGGAATGTCGCCTTATGGGCCTTATGCTCCCACACAAGGGTCCCGGACGACACGGTGATGGGTTCGGTCCGAACCTTCAGATCGAGCCCTCCCGGCCCCTTTTCTTTCTGTTCGGCAAGCACCCACGGGCCCATCAAACCGAACGCAAGCCATCCGGCGAGAGTCAACCAACAAACCGTGCTTAACCCCTTTCCCATCGCCTTTACCTTGCCGCGGCTAGCCGGATTCGAGAGGAGACCCTTCGATGGAAGTCTCCACCTCCCTGAGAATAGAGATCGTCTCGTTTGCCAGTTCCATCCGGAGCCCTTTGCCCGAGATTCTGACACCTTTACCGTTTATCGTGACAGCTGACTCGGTGGTAATCTCCCGGCGGCTGTGGTCATACTGGAGAAAATCGGTCCGAAGGCGGAGGCCATCGCTTGAGGTGACCACCACATCGCCTTCGACCTCCATGTTTCTTGTCCTCTCGTCGATTCTAGCCCGATCCCCCCGCAGGGTGACCACGCGTCCGCCTTGGCCGTACATGGTCACCTGGAGATCTTCAAGAACCGTCTTGTTATCCTTTCTAAAGGACTCTGCCAACTTGGCTTCCAGCTCCCACTGGACGGTACCTTCCTTCTCTTCTGTCAGAAACAGGTTGCCCACCTTCAGGTCGCCCTTGATCTTGGGAATTCTTATACCCGTGCCGTGAAATCCTCCCTTTCCCCAATTAATGAAGAGGACGACCACTACGGTCACCGCCAAAGCGGCAACAGAGAGACCGATCAGGTTCCTGACCTTTTTCAACCCCGGTACCGTGCTGTCACCTCTTCCCATTTCCCCTGGGATTTGAGAATGATCTCAACGACCTCTCGCACAGCACCCCTGCCGCCGTCCTTCTGGGTAACATAGTCGGCAAAGGGCTTGATCTCTTCGACGGAATCTCCGACCACCACAGAGAAACCCACTCTCTTCAACAGGGGCAGGTCGACCAGGTCGTCTCCCACGTACCCTACCTCTTGATCCTCAACCCCGGCAGCCTCCAGGATCCGCCGATATTCCCCGACCTTTTCGTGGACATTCTGATAGACCTCTGAGATTCCCAATTCTTCTGCACGGCGCCTCGTTGCCGCCGATTCACGGCCTGACAGAAGAACCACCTCAACACCTGCCCGCATAAGCAGCTTCAAGCCGTGACCGTCTTTCTCATCGAAACACTTCGAT includes the following:
- the lptC gene encoding LPS export ABC transporter periplasmic protein LptC is translated as MGRGDSTVPGLKKVRNLIGLSVAALAVTVVVVLFINWGKGGFHGTGIRIPKIKGDLKVGNLFLTEEKEGTVQWELEAKLAESFRKDNKTVLEDLQVTMYGQGGRVVTLRGDRARIDERTRNMEVEGDVVVTSSDGLRLRTDFLQYDHSRREITTESAVTINGKGVRISGKGLRMELANETISILREVETSIEGSPLESG
- a CDS encoding HAD-IIIA family hydrolase — translated: MLILDVDGVLTDGRIVIDDRGVESKCFDEKDGHGLKLLMRAGVEVVLLSGRESAATRRRAEELGISEVYQNVHEKVGEYRRILEAAGVEDQEVGYVGDDLVDLPLLKRVGFSVVVGDSVEEIKPFADYVTQKDGGRGAVREVVEIILKSQGKWEEVTARYRG